CACCAGCACCTGCACATCCAGCCCTTCGCCGGCCAGCAGTTGCAGCGTGTATTCGTGGGTGGCTTCTTTGATGGCGCTCTCTTCACTGAGCGGCGCATAGGCGCGGATGGTCGCTTCTTCGCTCGACACGCGCGTCACCCGCACCACCGCGCCCGGCGCAGCGGCATGGATCCGTCGGCTGATCTCACTAATGGCTTCATCAAGGTTCATGGAGCTCCTCCACCTGTGGCCTGACCGACGCTGATTACTATACCTGTTGATGAGCGTTTCAGCAACCCGCTGAACACGGTGAAACCAGGTTTCACCGTATCCCCGCCTGCCGGGGAATGATCGCGACCCCGCCGCTTCGTGGGCAACCTGGAACTCCCTGCCACCCTGCCCGCGGACGTCCGCAGGTGAGGACAACAAATCTTTCTCCTGCGCTTGATCGCCGCAGATGTGACCAGACAACGCATCAGGGGCGGCCTGGCCGCCCCTGATGCCTTCGCTGGCCGCGCATGTCATTGCGCCGCTCGCACCAGCGGCAGGTAGATCCGCGGGCGCACCTCCGGCACTGTAGACGCCTCTGGCACGACCAGCGTTACCTCGACCCGGTCGCGCGCCGCGCTGTCGAACCGCGAACGCGCCTCGACGAAGAAGCGGGTGATCGTCCCCGGCGCGACACTGGCCGGCACGGTCACCTGCATCCCGACCCGGAAGGTGCCCTCACGATCCACCGGAACGGTTGACGGGGTGATCGTCAGGCTCCAGCCCGCGGGCAAGCCGATTGGCGCGAGGTCGAACACATCGGCGGCGCTCCCCCGGTTGGTCACCGCCAGCCCGCTCAGGGTTTGCGGGCGGCCGCCCGGCTGCACCAGCCGCACCTGCGACGCCGCCAGGCTCACCCCTGCCACCCGGCTCACCGTCAGGCTATCCTCGGCCTCATCGAAGATCGACGGGTCACCAACCAGTTCCACCCGCACCCGCGCGAAACCCGGGTCGCCAGCGCGCTTCCCGTCAGGGATGAAGACCCGCACCGTGACCTCGATCTCCTGGCCCGGACCCAGGTTCACCAGATCAGGCGCGACAATCGCCGGCCAGCCGTTGGCCTCGGCCACCGTGAGCCGGAAGAGGCCCTGCTCCGAGCCGATATTCCGCACCGTGTGCGTAAAGACCACCGTGCTGTTAGGCGGCCCCTGGCCGCTGCGATTCGGCTCGATGATCACCCCGCGCGCCGGACCGATGGCGGTGATGTCCTCCGTTTCGTCGAGCACCGGCGTGCCTGCTCCAACCGCGCGCACCCGCACCCGGGTGGTGTTCTGCTCACCCGGTGCGGCTGAAGCCGGTGCGTTCACCTGCACCGTAATCGTGGCCCTCTGGCCAGGGCCGAGCACCGGCGTAGGGCTGCCTGTCACCGTCGAACTCCACCCGGCTGCGCTGTCGCTGGTCTCGATAATAAAGGCCGTCGTGGTGGTGCCGGTGTTGGTCACCGTATGGGTGTAGGTTACCGACTCGCCGGGGTTGAGATTGCGGCGCTGCCCCGGCGACAGGTCGGCAGCGGTGATGCTGGCGACGCGCGCCACGTCGGTGGCGCTGGCGCTCGGTCCACCCTCGCGGCCCGTAGCCGTCACGGTTATCGTCGTTGACGCGCCGGCCCCCAGGCCCGCCGGAATGGCCGCCTGCACCGTGATCGTCCGCGTGCCGTTGCGCGGCACATTCAGCGCCGCCGTCGGCGAGACCGCGACCGTCCATCCCGGCTCGCTTGAACTCACGCTCAGGTCGAAGCTGTCGGCGGCGTTGCCGGTGTTGGTCAGGGTATGGGTAAAGGTCAACACCGCGCCGGGCGCGCCTTCGCCCTCACGATTGGGCGCCAGTTCCACCCCGCGAAAGCGTTGCACATTGACGGTGATAGTGGCCGTGGCGGTGAAATTGCCCACCGGCGGCGCCTGCGCGCTATTATCGGCAGTCGCCGAGATCTGGATCGGATACGCGCCCGCGTCCACGCCCTGCGGCACGCTTACCTGGACGGTAAAGGCACATGTGCCGCCTGCAGCAATAATTGTGTTGCAGGTGGTAGCAGTGGTTGACACCGTCCAGCCTGCCGGGCCAGTGAAGGTGGAGGGCACGATGATCGGCACGGGGGCGTTGCCGGTATTGGTTACGGTATTGACAAAGGTAACTGTGCCCGGAGCATTGCGCACATCCACCGGGTCGGGCGCGCCGGGTCCGGGGTCAATGCGCGCGGCCCCGCCGCCCGTCACCACGACCCGGGCATTGCGCGTCACCGCCGGCGGCGGGCTGGACCCGCCGGAGGCGGCGGCGGTCACGGTGAAGTCATAATTGCCCTGCAACGTGCCCGACGGCACGCGGATGGTCACGCGCACTGTCGAGGCAGCGCCCGCCGCCAGAGCGGTCAGGGGCGGCGTGGCGCTGACGCCCTGCACCTGTAGCGGCGATCCGCCCGGCAGGGTAGGCGTCACCATAAAGCTGTCAGGCGCGTTGCCGGTGTTGGTCAGGGTGTACTCAAAGATCGCGTCGGCCCCCGCGGGCACGGTGCGGATCAGCGGGTTGTCGGCGGGCAGGAAGGTGAAACTCCGGATGGTCGGGACGCTGATCACGTCGTCCACCGGATCGGTGCGGCGCTCGGTGCCGACAACACCTACGCGGAAGCGGACGCGCACCTCGCCGGGAGGCGGGGTCGGGCCAGGAGTGTTGACCACGATGGTAAGCGTGGCCGTGCCGCCAGCGGGCAGATTGGCGGGGCTTAACGTGACCGAGCCAATCGTCCAGCCCGCCGGCGGCGCGCCAACAAAGTTCAGCCCGACGACCTCAAAATTGCCGGGCAGATCGCCGATATTGCGCACCGTATGCGTGAACGTTACCGACGCGCCGGAGAGCGGCAGCGTCTGGGTCATCGGCGTGACCTCCGGGGTGGCGGGCTGCACGGTGGGCTGCACAGCAGTAACAGTGTCAGTTACTTCATTGGAGCTTGTGGCGCCAAAAATGGCCCGCACGGTGACGCTATGGGTGGTGTTGGGCGCCGTGCCCAGAGGCACGCCGACCGTCACGCCAAACTCTACCGAACTCTGCCCGCCGGGAGGCGCCGCCGGCACGGTCACCGTAGTCGGGCCGCTGGCCCACCCCAGGGACGAGGTGATCTGAATGACATAGGTGCGCTCCACCGGGGCGTTGTGGGTCAGCGTATGCGTGAAGATCGTAGAACTGCCGATATTGACATTGCGGCTGCTCGGTGAGGCCGCGCCAAGGCTGAACGTGGGCGGAGTTGTACAAGGTCCCAGCGCGCCGCTATCCAGAGCCGTGGTGAAGGGCGAAGTGTTGCTGCCAGGGGTAGTAGCTGTGGCCGTCAGGTAGCGCAGACATCCGGGGATGGGGATGCTGAAATTGCCGCTGGCATCGGCCGTGCCGCTGGTCAGGAAGAGCGGCCCCTCGCGATCCTCGGCGACGGACGAGGTAAAGACCTCCACCGTGCAATTCGGGCAGGCCGTGCCGGTCAGAACCGGCGGGGAGCCGGCGGTCACCCCCGTGAGCGTCGGCGGCGCCTGGCCGCCGTTTCCGCCACCGGAGAGAGCGATCCCGTCGCCGCTGCTCTGGGTGGTAGTGGTTCGCGAGATCCTGACCGCGGTCGCGGCGTCCACCCGCACCCCATCGCCGGCGCCGAGAGCGCCGTTAAAGGCCATCTGATTGCTAACGATTTGATTGTTGGAAGCATCAACGCGAATGCCGTGGTAACCGCTAAAAGGCGCGCTCATGCTGCCATTGAAGGCGATCAGGTTGTTCTGGACCGTATTGTTCAATCCAGACACCAGCCACAG
This genomic stretch from Chloroflexaceae bacterium harbors:
- a CDS encoding NEW3 domain-containing protein; protein product: MPNLARRCSFVLLLALLVAALPAPRAVLAQSSLVVTSSADTDDGGPTCGATDCTLRKAIRLANSTPGPNTITFASGVTTIQPQTQPLPPLTDNGTTIDGGGSRVTISGVVLAANNVSGHGLNIVSNNNTIRGLVLVGFPAGGGAATSGSGIYIDGSLNGGDNNRVYNCYLGVEADGVTANGNGRYGVAMANGASNNIIGGTGANERNIIAANRVANVVVANTGEIALNENNQIIGNYIGTNAAGTAQPTNVNTSTTEAGISVSVGARGTLIADNLVGGHTSTAPGNPIIAGITVSSFETTFNSALTPRDTTIVRNLIGVNSAGTAIPNRVGILIGALPNPNYGPYNTVIGDPLDPAGGRNVIAGNANRGIEIAESTQKYGNVTIAGNYIGLNASGAALGNGAEGIFVGRYNAAAVGDNPVVTIGPANVISANALYGVRFRSGGHVVRGNVFGANPEGSSSTLSNPPVASDTANRAPNIWIENGNNIRIGGSGIADRNIIAWSGSAAGGVGAGILIDPEASGSLNNCSGPCATGGHTIENNFIGVRRDGNGALNASTPISREGIRVRRSASNTIRDNVISGLEIGIRLGGSAAGQEASNNTIVGNRIGTRASGSLASGTGIGNRREGLWLVSGLNNTVQNNLIAFNGSMSAPFSGYHGIRVDASNNQIVSNQMAFNGALGAGDGVRVDAATAVRISRTTTTQSSGDGIALSGGGNGGQAPPTLTGVTAGSPPVLTGTACPNCTVEVFTSSVAEDREGPLFLTSGTADASGNFSIPIPGCLRYLTATATTPGSNTSPFTTALDSGALGPCTTPPTFSLGAASPSSRNVNIGSSTIFTHTLTHNAPVERTYVIQITSSLGWASGPTTVTVPAAPPGGQSSVEFGVTVGVPLGTAPNTTHSVTVRAIFGATSSNEVTDTVTAVQPTVQPATPEVTPMTQTLPLSGASVTFTHTVRNIGDLPGNFEVVGLNFVGAPPAGWTIGSVTLSPANLPAGGTATLTIVVNTPGPTPPPGEVRVRFRVGVVGTERRTDPVDDVISVPTIRSFTFLPADNPLIRTVPAGADAIFEYTLTNTGNAPDSFMVTPTLPGGSPLQVQGVSATPPLTALAAGAASTVRVTIRVPSGTLQGNYDFTVTAAASGGSSPPPAVTRNARVVVTGGGAARIDPGPGAPDPVDVRNAPGTVTFVNTVTNTGNAPVPIIVPSTFTGPAGWTVSTTATTCNTIIAAGGTCAFTVQVSVPQGVDAGAYPIQISATADNSAQAPPVGNFTATATITVNVQRFRGVELAPNREGEGAPGAVLTFTHTLTNTGNAADSFDLSVSSSEPGWTVAVSPTAALNVPRNGTRTITVQAAIPAGLGAGASTTITVTATGREGGPSASATDVARVASITAADLSPGQRRNLNPGESVTYTHTVTNTGTTTTAFIIETSDSAAGWSSTVTGSPTPVLGPGQRATITVQVNAPASAAPGEQNTTRVRVRAVGAGTPVLDETEDITAIGPARGVIIEPNRSGQGPPNSTVVFTHTVRNIGSEQGLFRLTVAEANGWPAIVAPDLVNLGPGQEIEVTVRVFIPDGKRAGDPGFARVRVELVGDPSIFDEAEDSLTVSRVAGVSLAASQVRLVQPGGRPQTLSGLAVTNRGSAADVFDLAPIGLPAGWSLTITPSTVPVDREGTFRVGMQVTVPASVAPGTITRFFVEARSRFDSAARDRVEVTLVVPEASTVPEVRPRIYLPLVRAAQ